From the Mahella australiensis 50-1 BON genome, the window TATATACCGCCTCACCCTTTCAACGGTTTCGACAAAGTAGTTTGAATTCCTGTAATTATTAATATCAGCTATATTCTTCTTGTTTTTCCCCATGGCATCGTGTCCTGTTATAACCAATATATCCGGCAAATAGTCCTTTACCAAAGCCGGCACTGTATCCGGCTGTCTGTTTTCAGGTATCAGCTTAAGCACCGCATCGATTCCCAGCCTTTTATAAGCACCCATACACATATCTATATAATCCTCGTCGCTGTCTATATGCAGCACTCTGCCAGGACGTGCAAAGGTATCGGCGCGCATGGCGCGGAATGCCGAACGCATTCGAGCAGCGCTGCCAGAGATGCACTTTCTCAGATACCTTTCGCATTTCATGCTCATTTCCCTGGTATATCGATTCATCATATCAGGCGTTACCTTTATCAAATCATCCAATGGGGCACTGGCTTCTACGCGCATATCTATGCCTTTTAATAGTGCTGTGGGTACCGGTTTATCCAAGATGGCACATATCTTGAATAAAACATCGAAATTATAAGATCGCCTGGCCACTATATCGCCCACTTCAAATGCCTCGCTCATATTACATCAAACCCCACATAGTAGTATATATCACTATATATACTATGTGAGACGAATATACATTGCTACAAATCGCAAGTTGTGGATCTGCAATTCGTAATATGGCAAGTTTAGCGCATGCAATGATATAAAGCCTACGCCCGCTCATGAAATATTGCTGGCGTACTTACAATTCGTTTCGTTTGAGCAAGCTAACGCCGGTAATTCGCGTCCATGCTCAGTGCCGGCTGGTCGGGCGTCCATGCCCGACCTACGCTTGCTCTACGCTGCACTCATTGAGTACGCCTACGCAATATTTCAAGGCGTTCTCCGGCTTTATATCATTTACATCGCTTTATATCGCCCGTTTCAGTCATATATTACGAATTACAGCTGCGGATAAATGCGTTTGCATTTTTATGCATATAAATGTATAATTATAATATTCTATCGAGAGAGAAGGGATGAAATGATAAGGGTTGGAATAATAGGCGCTACCGGATACGCGGGCATAGAGCTAGTAAGACTGCTGTGTGGCCATCCTGATGCCACCATAACCCAAATAATATCGCAAAGCTTTGTCGGCAAAAAGATATCCGACGTCTACCCGCATCTTAAGGGTATACTGGATATTGAGTGCCGCGAATTGAATACAGACGAGCTACCAGCTCAATGCGATGTGGTATTTACATCGTTGCCTCAAGGAACATCCAGCGAGGTGATACCTCCCCTGTATAGCGCAGGATGTACCATAATAGATCTGAGCGCCGATTTTAGATTCCATGACGCCGCTGTATACGAGCAATGGTATAAAATGCCCCATCCGGCGCCGCAATTGTTACCCGATGCTATATACGGTCTGCCTGAGCTGCATCGCACTGATATAGCCAAAGCGCGCCTGGTCGGCAACCCCGGTTGTTACCCCACTGCCACGCTGCTGGGCCTAGCACCCGCGGTAAAGGTCGGTGCTATTGATACAAACAGCATTATCGTAGATGCCAAGTCAGGTGTAAGCGGTGCTGGACGAGCATCCAGCCTGGAATATAGTTTCTGCGAATGCGACGAGGATATGAAGGCGTACAAAGTCGCACAGCACAGGCATACACCCGAGATAGAGCAGGAGCTGTCGATCCTGGCACAAAACGATGTGGTGATATCCTTCACACCCCATCTTATACCTATGAAACGCGGAATATTGGCCACCATATATGCAACGTTAAAGAATGACCTATCGCTCGAAGGCTTGCTGAATATATACGGAAATTTCTACAAAGACGAGCCTTTTGTGCATATATATGAGAACGGAACGCTGCCGTCCACCAAGGCGGTGGCAGGCTCTAATCATTGCCATATAGGCCTGACTGTTGATCAGCGCACGCATCGCATTATCATAACCTCTGCAATAGATAATCTGGTCAAAGGGGCCGCCGGTCAAGCAGTACAGAATATGAATATCATGCTCAACCTGAGCGAAACCGCAGGACTTGCGTTGCCGGGGTATTATATATGAACGGAGGAACGTTTATGGAAGAGCTCATTAAAAAAGCCGGTATATTGATAGAAGCCCTGCCGTATATACAGCGCCTGTACGGTAAAACCGTCGTCATAAAGTACGGCGGCGCCGCTATGACCGATCAAGTGCTTAAGGCATCGGTAATGGAGGATATAACGCTTTTAAAATACATAGGCGTAAACCCAGTAGTGGTACACGGCGGTGGCCCGGATATAAATAAGACATTGGAGCAACTCGATATCACTCCCCAGTTCCACGACGGCCTCAGGATAACCGATGCGCAGACCATGGAAGTAGCGCAGATGGTGCTTATAGGTAAGACCAATAAAGAGATAGTCGCGCTTATAAATAAAGCTGGCGGTAAAGCCATAGGCGTATCGGGTATAGATGGAAATCTCATAGAGGCTGAACAGTACAAGACCGATATAAACGGCAAGCAGTCGGATATAGGTTATGTAGGCAATATCAAGCGCATAAACTCCAAGGTTCTCGAGATTATAGCCAAAGACGAGTATATACCTGTGGTAGCACCCATAGGCATAGGAGATGACGGACACAGCTATAATATAAATGCCGATACGGTAGCTGGCGAGATAGCCTCTGCGCTCAAGGCTGAAAAGCTCATGCTGCTGACCGACGTAGAGGGCATAAAACCGTCAAAATCAGCTGATAACATAGCGCCGGTGCTCACAGCGGCCGAGGTGTATGATCTAATAGAAAACGGCATTATAGACGGTGGCATGATACCCAAAGTGCTGGGCTGCATAAAAGCTCTGGATAGCGGTGTATCGAGGACACATATATTGGACGGACGCATACCCCACTGCATACTGCTGGAGATATTTACTGACCGCGGTATAGGCACCATGATAACAAAAGGCAGCGTGTGATCACGCTGTCTTTGTATCACCAGCCGCTGCTAATTGCGGGGTTTCTTGTTCTAGCAAAGTGTGCAGATATGCTCTGAAATCATCGGCTATGTCCTCGCGCTTTAGCGCAAACTCGACGGTAGCCTGCAGGAATCCGAGCTTATCGCCCACGTCGTAACGTTTGCCTTCGAATTCGTATGCATACATCGCTTCACATTTAAGCAATTCCTGTAGAGCATCGGTAAGCTGTATCTCGCCGCCCGCGCCCGGCTGTGTATGCTCAAGTATATCGAATATCTGAGGTGTTATAATGTATCGGCCCAATATGGCCACA encodes:
- the yabG gene encoding sporulation peptidase YabG translates to MSEAFEVGDIVARRSYNFDVLFKICAILDKPVPTALLKGIDMRVEASAPLDDLIKVTPDMMNRYTREMSMKCERYLRKCISGSAARMRSAFRAMRADTFARPGRVLHIDSDEDYIDMCMGAYKRLGIDAVLKLIPENRQPDTVPALVKDYLPDILVITGHDAMGKNKKNIADINNYRNSNYFVETVERVRRYIPSLDELVIFAGACQSNYEALLHAGANFASSPGRVMIHALDPVFICQKVAYTDINTIVQVKDVLESTITGAQGIGGVQTRGKYREGMPKGKY
- the argC gene encoding N-acetyl-gamma-glutamyl-phosphate reductase; translated protein: MIRVGIIGATGYAGIELVRLLCGHPDATITQIISQSFVGKKISDVYPHLKGILDIECRELNTDELPAQCDVVFTSLPQGTSSEVIPPLYSAGCTIIDLSADFRFHDAAVYEQWYKMPHPAPQLLPDAIYGLPELHRTDIAKARLVGNPGCYPTATLLGLAPAVKVGAIDTNSIIVDAKSGVSGAGRASSLEYSFCECDEDMKAYKVAQHRHTPEIEQELSILAQNDVVISFTPHLIPMKRGILATIYATLKNDLSLEGLLNIYGNFYKDEPFVHIYENGTLPSTKAVAGSNHCHIGLTVDQRTHRIIITSAIDNLVKGAAGQAVQNMNIMLNLSETAGLALPGYYI
- the argB gene encoding acetylglutamate kinase; this encodes MEELIKKAGILIEALPYIQRLYGKTVVIKYGGAAMTDQVLKASVMEDITLLKYIGVNPVVVHGGGPDINKTLEQLDITPQFHDGLRITDAQTMEVAQMVLIGKTNKEIVALINKAGGKAIGVSGIDGNLIEAEQYKTDINGKQSDIGYVGNIKRINSKVLEIIAKDEYIPVVAPIGIGDDGHSYNINADTVAGEIASALKAEKLMLLTDVEGIKPSKSADNIAPVLTAAEVYDLIENGIIDGGMIPKVLGCIKALDSGVSRTHILDGRIPHCILLEIFTDRGIGTMITKGSV